From the Erpetoichthys calabaricus chromosome 12, fErpCal1.3, whole genome shotgun sequence genome, the window AAGTAGGCTGAGGGTCTGAGGCAACTTGTGCACTGAAAGGAACGATAATGAGAGGATGGAGAAATATGCTGTGATTGAGATGgaagtggaggcggaaggaaTGAGGTCTAAGAAGATGTTGATGTAGTTGGTGTTAGGTACTGTATTATATGTATGAAGAGTGAAAGGCTAGTCTAATATTGTTTATAGACATGGAAATTGGAGAATTTGAAAGACAGCTGACCTGTTTAAATGTGAGGAGttatttaaaatcttttgtgACTAATAGTTGTACATAATTATACCCCAGGCTATAAATATTATTGTGGGTCAACTATATGTGGCAATGAACACTCAGCCGTCGTTGAGCCTAGTACTGAAGTACTACATTTTTTGTCatctgttatacattttaatttctcaatcactttcttatttagtaCCTTGTAATAacttaaataattattatattttatgaatAGTTTTTGTGAGTTACCCTGGATGAATACACCTTCTAAATTAAGAGTATTAATAACCTAAAGTTCAGTTACACACACTGGAGAAGCTAACCACTAGGCTGTTTGATAACagaatattacatttctttttaattcttgatATACTGTGACATAATTTCTACTCCATGAACTTTTTCTTCAGTTAGCTGTAAACTGAAGCCAGCTGGGGTCTGTTCTCAGAGCCTGGGGGTGCAATTTGACAATCTTAGTTTAAACATTTTACATGACCCTTGGATATTACAGTAAGGTGATGCTGTAGGCTCAGGTTGATTTTAAAGAGGGAGTAAAAGTCTAAAACCTGATTTTACTATAtgcataaaaaagcaaaaactctaatgtttgtttagctaatagctaggctgtcccaatatctcatcctgattcttcttaaaggttgtcaaggtttctgcttcaattacgtgtctctgtagttttttttcagagtcccacaactctttgtgtaaagaaatgctttCTGGACTCAGTTTTAAATGCGTctccccttcatttccactggtgtctttGAGTATATGCTTCACCCTTAAGCCGATAGAATGTTGTTGGTTCTACTATATCAAtaactttgaggattttaaatacctggattagatTTCCACGCAGTTTTttttgcttgagactaaacaggtttaattctctgagtctgtcacattACAACATGTCCTTAACTCCTGGAATGCACTTGAGTGCTCTtgcctgcacagcttcaagtgctgctatgtctttcttgtactgtggtgaccaaaactgcatacaataCCCCAGACGCagtctcaccagtgcattgtatAGTTTGAACATAATGTTCCTTGActtaaatttaacagtttttatactataacctaaaattttatttgcctttttaattgcttctgcgcATTCcttagttgatgaaaatgttgcatcaacataaacccctaaattattttcagaggttgcttcctgtaggtcagcatctcccattttgtatttataattgatgttccttttgcccacgtgtagcTCTTTACAATTTGCTACATTAAACcacattttccaggtgttcgTCCAGTTCTGAACTTGTCTACgtctttctgaattctttttgctgctgcctcagtgtctgccatccctccaattttagtgtcatctgcaaatttgacaagtttactaactataccagaatcaatatcattaatataaattaaaaaaagtaatggtccaaggacagactccagagggactccactgatgacctcattcCTTGTGGAGCATTCTCCCCTTATCTGTAGTCTTTGTTTCCTGTCGGTACAGCAACTTGAAATCCAGCTTTATATGTCACCTCTGATGCCtatagcttctagtttcagaattagtctttggtgtgggactgtatgaaatgctttttgaaagtctgggCAAATTATGccgtatgctttgtttttgtcaactattccagTTGCTCTAAGATAGTTAAGGATAatttattgttttgcattttctatgatctgttttttatCTAAGAGACTCATACCTTGTAAAGctattttaaatcaaaacaaacattCAAAGCTAAACTTTTTATGTCcatcatgaaaaatgtttttgaacaaaTTCATCAAGAAATGTGATATTAAATATATGAGACatcatttatttcttgttttctcaCTTGGAGAAGACAGTTAATTTATTCACAATGGATAATGCTTCTATGTTAGCATGAAAATGTTACTAATATTAATGCTTTTTCAATGTGTTTCATAAAAATGCTAGAGCCCACTACAGTTATATTCTTTTATTGTAGGGAGCACTGAGAATCAAAATTTCTGCCACTCCAAACCTGATGGTAACTATGCAAATGCCAGTGACCCACACAGTTTCATTGTATGTGTTAATGGGAACAGCTTCTCATTTACCTGCCCTCAAGGTCTGGTCTACAATCAACAAAAAAATCAGTGTGATCACCCAAACTTAACAACTACTGACACCGTAGGTATGtactgtaaagtaaaaataaataaatatacctaacataatttaatatataatattccTATGTAAACGGTAAGAAGGTTGATTAAATAGGTTTATTAGGTCATTATTGCCAGATGTACAgactacaatgaaattcttatttgcatgtgctaattaacTTGCAAACTAAGAACTATTTTGGTTATTACTAATAAAATGTTTCCTTAAtgatgtatttttatatgtatgaGTTTAGGTGCCTTTAACCAGACAAGAAGTTTCTTATTTCAATCACTTTCACATGCTTCGTTTCAGCAGTTACTGGCATTCATTGAAGGAATGCTCCAcccaaaatcaatatttttttgtgttacttATCTTATGTGGTGTATagtaatggccaagaaaaaatgtaCTCAGATTTTTTCAGGCAACACAGAGAACAGTTTCTGACATAATAGGGTCTATGGTGACCAACTCTGGACCAcagtaaacaatatcaaaaagacCATAAACAAAGCTCACTTTACTGattttgcataatccacatgtcagatTGTCCAATTGCATGGTcacatgtatttttgctaaaatattgtgaaataagaCAGTTCTGGGAAAACACTTTTGTGAATGAATATGGATCACATTCAGGTGCGAACAAGCATTTGAACTAAAGACTATACAACACAAGTAAAGTGAGATTTAAATTTGTTAACTCCTTTCTGCATGAaatcatgagattaaaaattttggcTGGCCATCACTGCAAACTTCATAGGGTAAGTAACGTATTAAAAACTATGATTTTTGGGTGTAGTATTTTTTTAAGTATGCCAAACCAGCTCAAAACATGAATGCACATGGGTTGCCTAGTGACTTCCCTTTCAAAtcaggggtcagatttataaaatttgcGCATGCACAAACAATAGGCTTGAATTGTGTACATACAGATTTCCATGCAAACattggatttataaaagaaaactctcagtttttcatatggcctgtactatttgTTGCAACAGTAATCacttcattacatgtgccagacATTGGCAACCTATGCCTTTCCATAAACAGTCTTGAACAGTCAGTTGTCGAATGCAGGCTGATACTCTTGATTGAAGGTGGCAGGGTCTCAGTGTGTCAGGAGGGAGGCTGCTCCACCAGCTCTGCAGCATTGTAATTGCCTACGAATGAGGCTGATTGGCATATTGTCCACATATTGTTATGTCAGGGCGGCAAATAGACAGAGTGCAAACCTCATTCATGTACCCACATTTACAATATGattttaattgtttataaatgtgtttacaccaccttttataaatcagatttttgctGCACACTTCTACTTGTTTAATTGTCATTCTCATATGTCCATGCTCAAATCCAGACAAAGTCTTGTAAATGAGACCCCTGATACtgattctgtaattttttttctccagacttAAAATCAGCCCTCTAGGCTTGGGTCAAACCCTTTCAGCAGGGTAATCTTTTATGCTACTCTTACATGTTTGGGAACAGAGTTGTAGCTGGTTCAGTTTCAAGAACAAGCAGTACCAGGTAATTGCCAATTGTGAATAGATTATAAGGAAGCCAAACAATTTGGAAAGAGGGAACAGTCTCctcaaatttcaaaatttttctcAGGTTTGTCTTAGTCATGCATTAAGTTAATTAGTACTATAATAGATCAAAGATGATTAGCTGATCATAAAAAACCAAACTGTTTGAGTAAATAGAGAACCATTTACTTCTTATAGTTTAAAAAcaagctgttttgtttttagtcccAGCAACTGCTACCACTACTATCAAATCATCCGCAACTGGcagtgcatcatcatcatcacctgcTTCAGTTGCAGTCCCTTCATTGTCATCAGGATATACTTCTTCAACTTTGCAATCCAGTTTTGACAGTACGGTAACCTCAGCTATAACATCCAGTATAACTATATCAAGTACATTTTCACTGTCTTCTTCCAGTTCATTTACTGTAACACCAACATCGATACGTTCAGGGATGACTTCTGATTTAACAGCTTCGAATGTTTCTAGTACTTTGGCAACTTCTTCACTGTTAagtacagaaaacagaaaaaacacctCATTGCCAACAACTGTTTTGTCATCTTCATCGGCCCACAATGATCAACAAAATGGTACATCACCAAGTACAACTTCATCACCTAATTCTGCTTTCAGTGCTCCAGTTTCATTTTCTGATTCCCCAACTTTGCTCTCATCACCAACAACCCAAATCCCCAGTCCCTCTCCTACTTCCAGTTCAAAGCATGAAACCACAACATCTGCAACCTCTGAATTTACAACTACCCGTTTGTTCatgacttcatcatcatcatcatcaccatcatcgtCAAATGACATTGCAACATCTTCCTCTAATTTTaatcttgaaacaggaacaactactacttcaatgacaaaagcTACATCTGCATTAAAAAATCCTGCAGAAGAACAGATGCTACAGCTAGGTGTCTCAGCAACAGGTAAGTAAAGgaagaaaaatcaataataaatgcAAAGTCATTTCTGTgccaaatgaaaaaacaattaatATTCAAAGATGAATCTTGGTTTATGAAGCTCATTAATGAGGGTCATGCCAAAAGTATTGGGTATATGTACTTTTAAGAATAGGAATTTTCTAGATGTTATGCAAATAAACATGGCcattcaactgtttttttttcataaatttcttGTTCCCATCATTGCATTTTCAGCTGTGTTCTAGAGGATTAAAGTTCTCtgcaaagaaaaggaaacagtGACCATATTTTGAACTGCAATGTTGTACTACTCAAGTTTATGTTGCCTTTGCTCTGATGTTGATTCTCTCTGAAGAGctcatcattttattctttattgctCTGAGCAGAGGCTGTTCGTGGAGATCTTCTATGGGCATTATTGAAACTTTTTTCAAAGTGCCTAAGTCATTATCTGATACTGGCGAATTTTTCTCCTTGGAAATTCAATCATTGAGCATTGCTAAAAATTGCATGTTCCTCTCAGGTATTTTCTCACACTAAATGTTGAACACGTAACTGAAAAAGGCATCATCATATCTAACTAAGGTGTGAGATGACTGATGGAAGCATTATTAACATTACTGCACATTTCAATGCCGTCAGACATTTCTTGATAATTATAATATACTCATAACTTTTGGCACGGCCCTTGTAGGATCTTATGATGCATATGTGAATGGGTATGTCAGCTTTTTCAATGTAAGTCACACCCTTAACTCTGATATTTGCAAATTGACCAATTGTGCAATGTCACACTTAGGCCATGCCTAGATGTgataactaaaatgtatttaattaacagaaatatccTTTTGTGCTTATAGcctgtgcttttttttaaaaagcattaatgcaaacattaacattttaagactaACTGATCATGTAGGATGTCTGTGTCTCATATTCTGTGGTTTAGATGGAATCATTTTTAGAGTTAGTGAGATAATGTGGTAATAAGCAACTCACTATTGTAATCTCATTTTCCAGTAGCAAAGTAGTATAACACATTACAGTTTAAATTCTTTTACGATATTATACTGTTAATGACTTAAATACACGTTTGGGCCTTGCATTCCACACTCAGTGCATTTCTAAGTAAATAATATACAAGTATTATAATTCTCTTCCATTGCAGGCATTTTGTCTCACACAACATTTGACAAATTGATTGGGGctacttttataattaaattttagTTGCCATAGTATGTTTGTTTATTGTGATGCACAGGCCCTTGAGCCAAGAatgcaaaatgaattaaaatttacAGAAGCAACAAAGTCTTTGATATGAAATTAAATGAGAATGCTGTTAAGCGTTGTGTGTCTTAAAATATAGCAGTGCATCCTGATGTGCACTTTATTTCTGCCACATGTTtcaacaaaaattgaaaagaagTCTGTATACAGGTAAAGTCATTCAGTTTTTACCTTTATCATGAACGTAATAAAATTAGTTACAACATTTTTTGATGGCCTTTTGATAGGTTACACAGAAGCAAGGCAGCAGTGACACAAAAACACAGCTGTAATGATTGTGTTACACAATACACATTAAAAGCAGCTGACACCACCCAAACAATAAGTGCTCTTGTCTGCTGGCCACTACACCagtaataattttattgtttactGACTCCATGTTTGCATCTGTTTGAGTCGTTAAGCCTGTCTTATTTGTAttatcaatcaatcaaccaacatcaatactttatttataaagcacatttaaacacaacaATTGTTGACCAAAGTGCTCTAcataaacacagaataaaactgactttataataaaatcaataaaaatattaaacatataaaattgttaaattaaaaataaatagataaaacaaTATAAATCTTACCAGCCCATTAAAAgactataataaaaatatgatacTGCTACCTTTAAACATTTCCATATGccaatgagaaaacaaaaagattttaattgagattttaaaatatgaatagtATTGAAAGACTGAATAATAAAGGGTAGGTTATTCCATAATACAGGGACATTAttaggatttattttttattaagaattctTATTGTGAATTTAGGGTCTCTGCTTGCTGGTTCATATgtttgaaagggcacctgactaATGTATGCTATTAGTATAATATTATTCAACTGTTAAATTCATATTCATTGTTACCAGTTATTTCTTTCTATTAGTGAAAGAACATGTGGGTGTTATCCTTATAATTTATAATTGGTAATATTTGAACGTGTTTAGAGTAATGTATAAgtaaagtcatccatccattttccaacccgctgtatcctgtcacgggggtctgctggagccaatcccagccaacacagggtgcaaggcaggaaacaaaccccgggcagggcaccaacccaccgcaggacacacacaccaagcacaatttaggatcaccaatgcacctaacctgcatgtctttggactgtgggaggaaacccatgcagacacggggagaacatgcaaactccacgcagggaagacccaggaagcgaacccaggtctccttactgcgaggcagcagtgctaccactgcgccaccgagccGCCCAGTAAAGTCATTGGTAATGCAATTATGTtttctataaataaattaatcctTTTAAAATTTGAGAGAAGTAATTTAtaacagtgctgctgcctcgcagtaaggagaccaaagacatgcaggctaggtgtattggcgatcctcaattgtcctgtgtgtgcttggtgtgtgtgtgtgtgtgtgtgtgtgtgtgtgtgtgtgcgtgtgtgtgtgtgtgtgtgtgtgtgtgtcctgtggtgggttggcaccctgcccgggattggttcctgccttgcacactgtgttggctgggattggctccagcagacccccatgaccctgtgttaggatatagcgggttgaagactgactgactgactaatttatAACAGATTACTTTCTTTGAGCAACTACCCCTACTCTGATAATTATTAAATCATAGAGTGCAGAAATCTCaaactttaatattaaattatCTAACAAATTCAATCACTGTGATACACTATTTGCATCACAAAAAATCAAGCAAACAACAGGATGCTGGTGCTTAATTTATCTCAGTCGTCATCAAATCAGTGTGATCCACTCATACATAGTCGTCATCTTCCAAAATAAAGCAATATACAATATGTTTTAACATTAGGTAAACTGAGACCCTCGCAACTACAGCTCTAGACTGCAGAAGTGTATTGGTTATGAACTTCCTAAATAGAATTAACAGCACCTCATGTTTAGGAttgaatatgtttaaaataaaaaagtacaggcCACAATAACATGAAAAGAACACACAGATTACATACACTGCATGGCTTGTACACAAGATTCTGGAACACTGAGTGCTGGTAGTGCTAACCACCCTGCAGCCATATGTTTGCTGGGCAGTGCAATGTCCGCATTAAATTGGGAAAGTGATTTTCTAATCGCATCAGGGCTCTGCTTTCTTTGTAGTTGAGACATTGTACTGCTTGCTTCTTTGTCCGGAAGTGGAAGGAGCACATGAAGGTATCCatggtggctttttcaaatttagtgcgGCCATACAGTCCTGTGTGGGTCAAAgtgaaaatgtaatgtaatgtgtcGTGCTCAATACGTTACTAATATTAacctgcttttttaaaattactgTTGCTTCCTTTAAGGGAGCAATTAGTACAGGACTTTTCATCCCTCTTTGCTGGTTTGAACTGTATAGCCTTCACTGCGAAAAGCACAAACCCAAAATgcaaatatacaattaaaaaaaaaacaaaaaacagcattcCAGAGTCTGTTGGCCTGTAGATTTCAAGCCCCAACTACTAAACTGAAAAGTTCAAGTTGTACTGCACATGGGCACACACCCAAAGGCCAGAACACTGTGTGGCTAATCGGTCCGGCCCCATCTGTCTTCCGACACCCAGCTGCAAGATAAGTTCACATAGTACAAAAGCAGTGTTTTTATAGATGAGAAGTACATAGAGCATTGAAAATTAGGAACAAATGTTAAAGAAGACAAGGGGGAgtgttattttaaacattttaataataaattactttgggtagctttttaattattttacacaaCACCTATTTTGTATCACTGTAAAGGGTTAAATGATGAAGGGCACTGCACTTGGAAGATGAACTTGTTACATTAGTGGGTGAATATCCAGAGACAGAAGGATTGGcattgggtgttttttttttttaagttttatttattttttttaattagtgttttaatttactttaagttTTTTATTGCAGGcggtacagtggcacagtggtagcactgctgcctcgcagttaggagacctgcgtttgcttcccgggtcctccctgcatgaagtttgcatgttctccctgtgtctgcgttggtttcctctgggtactccggtttc encodes:
- the LOC114663082 gene encoding uncharacterized protein LOC114663082, translating into MQWLLCRPQFFEDRRHHEICVMRVNSSSSIFTYATVLILSSCLFGLAASDVFCMNKPDGVYGDPSHSSTIIFCRNGESILSKCPSGLVFNRELIECDYPSATTAGTGGSTENQNFCHSKPDGNYANASDPHSFIVCVNGNSFSFTCPQGLVYNQQKNQCDHPNLTTTDTVATATTTIKSSATGSASSSSPASVAVPSLSSGYTSSTLQSSFDSTVTSAITSSITISSTFSLSSSSSFTVTPTSIRSGMTSDLTASNVSSTLATSSLLSTENRKNTSLPTTVLSSSSAHNDQQNGTSPSTTSSPNSAFSAPVSFSDSPTLLSSPTTQIPSPSPTSSSKHETTTSATSEFTTTRLFMTSSSSSSPSSSNDIATSSSNFNLETGTTTTSMTKATSALKNPAEEQMLQLGVSATGGKSHQSVPSWAIALMVVGVSLIILLPLFALLLGCLIRRVSLRDSLSLYHDLATSV